A region of Salinibacter sp. 10B DNA encodes the following proteins:
- a CDS encoding polyamine aminopropyltransferase: MLSNKNVVIFSVFVAGLCSLVYELLISTTASYFLGDSVQQFSITIGLYLASMGLGSYISRFIKTKLLRSFVVVEILLGLIGGLAVPLLYLAYAYGTVFWPVVVGLIMVIGALTGLEIPLLTRIMDGEESLDVNLANILSFDYLGALLATLAFPFVLLPVLGTFRASLTLGLFNLVVGLVNLWWFADRLERRSQWQGYALSAGTAVLLGGLLAASGPIMDRWSNDVYEDRVVYREQTPYQKIVMTRWQEDLRLFLNGNLQFSSLDEPRYHEPLVHVPMAQVQAPRRVLILGGGDGLAAREVLKYESVEEVVIVDLDPKMFEIARTHTALTRLNDRSLHSPRVRTVAQDAFVFLEETDRRFDVILADLPDPNNVSLARLYSRTFYGLVRTHLTGQGVFVAQSTSPYFAREAFWTIHETIGAADFPHTYPFHVNVPSFGEWGFVLAAERPLDPDAAGPSVDTRYLNAAILPGLFHFPKDLRPDTDHQPSTLDRPRVLDAYLDGWRYWN, translated from the coding sequence GTGTTGAGCAACAAGAATGTGGTGATCTTCTCGGTCTTTGTGGCCGGGCTGTGCTCCCTCGTCTACGAACTTCTAATCAGTACCACGGCGTCGTACTTTCTGGGGGACAGTGTCCAGCAGTTTTCGATCACCATTGGGCTGTACCTCGCGTCAATGGGGCTGGGGTCGTACATCTCCCGGTTCATCAAGACGAAACTGCTTCGCTCGTTCGTCGTCGTCGAAATCCTGCTCGGGCTGATTGGCGGGCTGGCCGTGCCGCTCTTGTACCTTGCCTATGCGTACGGCACGGTGTTTTGGCCCGTGGTGGTGGGCCTCATCATGGTGATTGGGGCGCTCACGGGACTGGAAATTCCACTTCTGACCCGCATCATGGACGGAGAGGAGTCGCTGGACGTCAATCTGGCGAACATCCTCTCGTTCGACTATTTGGGGGCGCTGCTCGCCACGCTTGCGTTTCCGTTCGTGCTGCTGCCGGTGCTCGGGACCTTTCGGGCATCGCTCACGCTCGGCCTGTTCAATCTCGTGGTGGGCCTCGTGAACCTCTGGTGGTTTGCCGACCGACTGGAGCGCCGCTCGCAGTGGCAGGGGTACGCCTTGTCGGCGGGGACTGCGGTGCTGCTGGGCGGACTACTGGCTGCGTCTGGTCCCATTATGGACCGGTGGAGCAACGATGTGTATGAGGACCGGGTGGTGTACCGCGAGCAGACGCCGTATCAGAAAATCGTGATGACGCGGTGGCAGGAGGACCTGCGCCTCTTCCTCAACGGCAACCTGCAGTTTTCGTCGCTCGACGAGCCCCGCTACCACGAGCCGCTCGTTCATGTGCCGATGGCCCAGGTGCAGGCGCCACGGCGGGTCCTGATTCTCGGTGGGGGCGATGGGCTGGCCGCCCGGGAGGTCCTGAAGTATGAGAGCGTCGAGGAGGTTGTGATCGTCGACCTCGACCCCAAGATGTTCGAGATCGCGCGGACGCACACGGCCCTCACGCGCCTCAACGATCGCAGCCTTCACAGCCCGCGGGTGCGGACCGTGGCACAGGACGCGTTCGTGTTCCTGGAGGAGACGGACCGGCGCTTTGACGTCATCCTGGCCGACCTGCCGGACCCCAACAACGTCTCTCTCGCACGCCTCTACAGCCGCACATTCTACGGCCTTGTCCGTACCCATCTGACTGGGCAGGGCGTTTTCGTCGCGCAGTCCACGAGTCCGTACTTTGCCCGGGAGGCGTTCTGGACGATCCACGAGACCATCGGGGCGGCGGACTTCCCGCACACCTATCCGTTTCACGTCAATGTGCCGTCGTTTGGGGAGTGGGGATTCGTTCTAGCGGCCGAGCGTCCGCTGGACCCGGATGCCGCGGGGCCGTCGGTGGACACCCGGTACCTAAACGCGGCCATCCTGCCCGGGCTCTTTCACTTTCCGAAGGACCTGCGCCCCGACACCGATCACCAGCCGTCGACGCTCGATCGTCCCCGTGTGCTGGACGCCTACCTCGACGGCTGGCGGTACTGGAACTGA
- a CDS encoding type VI secretion system contractile sheath large subunit, whose translation MTDDSSSRTAPASDPPSDVQIDSEVVTTPREDPHSSSSSPLPFRLLFVSNLTPQRSPADWSETDRRHHIGPKTVADLQAELGPELQVEVPNRLSDQPDQWTVSLSFPTLEAFSPRQIAQQMPPTARLLSVRSLVQKVKTGELSPTAFRNQLDEIDFSIDWADELYRLLNEEPPPANGNSREVSSPQQQPEDALDRVMSMVDTGDTPEPETTPPADPAPIRDAADSILHRLDSAIAAQVHAVLTVPEFRQLEAAWRGLRFLESHIDLNGNVDLLVLPCRRADLHDALHHQVLQPEHNEANDEPPTSLLMIDHAFGHSHVEVDQLADLAGTGQSLQTPVVASVSADFFGLEHLRGLTQLPSLRPHLQGDEYIKWDQLRSEDASSFLSLALPSVQLRPPHTKSASDSVIAVDENEGVFGSGALAVGVAAAQSYAETGWSTHLTQQTFGCGGSANDASLLSAQFSGSMQSELARAGFVVLDETDDGDLRIAHAPSVHEPTVYDDPSAAAEARAEASLPCRLFLARVAHRLFTLRRTLDLTAPLTDLQARVAAEMNDVLEPDTVRVEHVSDVDLPNQEVLAVRLRPPDRILSANARLAMVLRVPADS comes from the coding sequence ATGACTGACGATTCGTCCTCTCGGACCGCTCCTGCATCGGATCCTCCCTCTGACGTCCAAATTGATTCGGAGGTTGTCACGACTCCCCGGGAAGATCCGCACTCCTCGTCGAGCTCTCCCCTGCCGTTTCGGCTCCTTTTCGTCAGCAACCTCACTCCCCAACGCTCACCCGCCGACTGGTCGGAAACGGACCGCCGTCACCATATCGGTCCAAAAACCGTAGCGGACCTTCAGGCTGAGCTTGGGCCGGAGCTTCAGGTAGAGGTTCCCAATCGGCTCAGCGATCAGCCGGACCAATGGACGGTTTCACTTTCTTTCCCAACCCTGGAGGCGTTTTCCCCACGGCAGATTGCCCAGCAAATGCCACCGACGGCTCGCCTGCTGTCCGTCCGCTCGCTCGTCCAGAAGGTCAAAACTGGCGAACTGAGTCCGACGGCGTTTCGGAACCAGCTAGATGAGATCGATTTCAGCATCGACTGGGCCGACGAGTTGTACCGGCTTCTTAATGAGGAACCGCCACCGGCAAACGGCAATTCGCGCGAAGTGTCGTCCCCGCAGCAACAACCGGAGGATGCTCTCGACCGCGTCATGAGCATGGTGGATACCGGCGATACCCCTGAGCCGGAGACGACTCCTCCTGCGGATCCGGCCCCGATCCGCGACGCTGCTGACTCTATTCTCCATCGGCTGGATTCGGCAATCGCGGCGCAGGTGCACGCCGTACTCACGGTGCCGGAATTTCGGCAACTGGAGGCTGCGTGGCGAGGGCTTCGCTTCCTGGAGTCCCACATTGACCTGAATGGCAATGTCGATCTTCTCGTGCTTCCCTGCAGGCGCGCTGACCTGCACGACGCCCTGCACCACCAGGTGCTACAGCCCGAGCACAATGAAGCAAACGACGAGCCGCCCACCTCCCTGCTGATGATCGACCACGCCTTCGGGCATTCACACGTCGAGGTCGATCAACTAGCTGATCTCGCGGGGACGGGGCAAAGCCTTCAGACCCCCGTGGTGGCGTCGGTGAGCGCAGACTTCTTTGGCCTGGAGCACCTGCGGGGCTTGACCCAGTTGCCCTCTCTTCGCCCGCACCTGCAGGGAGACGAGTACATCAAGTGGGACCAGCTCCGCTCGGAAGACGCAAGCTCCTTCTTATCCCTTGCGCTTCCCTCTGTACAGCTCCGCCCCCCTCATACGAAGAGCGCCTCCGATTCCGTCATCGCTGTAGACGAGAATGAGGGGGTGTTTGGCAGCGGAGCGCTCGCAGTGGGCGTGGCCGCGGCCCAAAGCTACGCAGAAACCGGATGGTCCACGCACCTGACGCAACAGACGTTCGGCTGCGGGGGATCTGCCAACGACGCCTCTTTGCTCTCGGCCCAGTTTTCGGGAAGTATGCAGTCAGAGTTGGCCCGGGCCGGCTTCGTCGTTCTGGACGAAACCGACGACGGTGATCTTCGCATCGCACACGCTCCGTCAGTCCACGAACCGACGGTCTACGACGATCCCTCCGCCGCCGCGGAAGCCCGGGCGGAGGCGTCCCTTCCGTGCCGCTTGTTTTTGGCCAGGGTCGCGCACCGCCTCTTCACGCTGCGACGCACATTGGACCTTACGGCGCCGCTGACTGACCTACAGGCGCGGGTCGCCGCTGAAATGAACGACGTGCTGGAACCGGACACCGTACGCGTTGAACACGTCTCCGATGTGGATCTTCCCAACCAAGAGGTTCTGGCCGTCCGGCTACGTCCTCCCGATCGGATTCTTTCGGCGAACGCTCGGCTGGCGATGGTGCTTCGCGTGCCAGCCGACTCCTGA
- a CDS encoding DUF4178 domain-containing protein has protein sequence MGFFDSLFGGSADEDTSSEDPIEDPSLDQLREGYMLDYEMRTWEVTKHAKYDYEGWPADEWTLETGDDLMFLEYEYDDGDVFLLSEPVEITAVTADGEPFRAVVREQEPPTTVTYDGQEYVLSEEGPATRTVDDRTNELHYWVYDGEEGFVALERYGSSDWNVYAGREVEPFEFDNILPRAAS, from the coding sequence ATGGGCTTTTTCGATTCACTCTTCGGCGGCAGTGCAGACGAGGACACGTCCTCGGAGGACCCCATTGAGGATCCCTCGCTCGACCAGCTGCGTGAGGGCTATATGCTCGACTACGAGATGCGCACGTGGGAGGTGACCAAGCACGCCAAGTACGACTACGAGGGCTGGCCCGCCGACGAATGGACGCTGGAGACCGGGGACGATCTGATGTTTTTGGAGTACGAGTACGACGACGGCGATGTCTTTCTCCTGTCCGAGCCCGTGGAGATTACGGCGGTAACGGCCGATGGGGAGCCGTTCCGGGCCGTGGTGCGCGAGCAGGAACCGCCCACGACAGTAACGTACGATGGACAAGAGTACGTTCTCTCCGAGGAGGGACCGGCCACGCGCACGGTGGATGACCGGACGAATGAGCTACACTACTGGGTGTACGACGGGGAGGAGGGCTTCGTGGCACTCGAACGCTACGGGTCCAGTGACTGGAACGTGTACGCGGGGCGAGAGGTGGAGCCGTTCGAATTTGACAATATTCTTCCCCGCGCGGCGTCGTAA
- the rpmE gene encoding 50S ribosomal protein L31, whose amino-acid sequence MKKDLHPEYNEVTIKLADGTEIVTRSTMDKDTHESEVDSTNHPFYTGRRQFVDTAGRVEKFNRRYGLNQDDEDEEDDEE is encoded by the coding sequence ATGAAAAAGGACCTGCACCCGGAGTACAACGAAGTGACCATCAAGCTGGCGGACGGAACCGAGATCGTCACCCGCTCGACGATGGACAAAGACACTCACGAGTCCGAAGTTGACTCGACGAATCACCCGTTCTACACCGGTCGGCGCCAGTTTGTCGATACTGCGGGCCGCGTCGAGAAATTCAACCGCCGCTACGGCCTCAATCAGGACGACGAGGACGAGGAGGACGACGAAGAGTAG
- a CDS encoding DcrB-related protein, producing the protein MSNDLPEYYQNLASSTDQHPDNQRNAPTASLTAEPCPYYADAFHCTLPHDGWTDRSTHMLTGPTHDGLTHRLSITTIPDVEASDASALAQHERGRLTEQLDGCRILIDDPISLDCGHPAHRLIYRWHPDAHRTLYQEHMYVLHKTTGYVLIAGCTPKTRKTLGPKIERMMRTFRPVAPEDEA; encoded by the coding sequence GTGAGCAACGATCTTCCCGAGTACTATCAAAATCTCGCCTCGTCGACTGACCAACACCCCGACAATCAGCGAAACGCACCGACAGCATCGTTGACGGCCGAGCCTTGCCCGTACTACGCAGATGCGTTTCACTGTACGCTTCCGCACGACGGGTGGACCGATCGGTCCACTCACATGCTCACAGGGCCTACGCACGATGGACTGACGCATCGACTTTCTATTACGACAATCCCCGACGTCGAAGCGTCAGACGCATCTGCATTGGCCCAGCACGAGCGGGGGCGTCTGACTGAACAGCTCGACGGGTGTCGTATCCTTATCGACGACCCCATCTCACTTGACTGTGGGCACCCTGCCCACCGACTGATCTACCGTTGGCACCCCGACGCTCATCGGACGCTCTACCAGGAGCACATGTACGTCCTTCATAAAACCACCGGATACGTGCTGATCGCCGGTTGTACGCCCAAAACGCGGAAGACGCTTGGTCCCAAGATCGAACGAATGATGCGAACCTTCCGCCCTGTTGCCCCTGAAGACGAAGCGTGA
- a CDS encoding thymidine phosphorylase, with the protein MSDFNPVRLIATKRDGEALAPSDLKDLVEAYTNGSVPDYQMSAFLMAAYINGLSDGEAAALTEAMLHSGTHIDLSDVPGIKVGKHSTGGVGDKVSPILVPVVASCGVPVAKLSGRGLGHTGGTLDKLESIPGFRTSLSVEEYRRQIEELGLVLAGQTGDVAPADKKIYALRDVTATVDSIPLIAASIMSKKLAEGNDALVLDVKCGRGAFMKTEPEARSLAETMTAIGARHDVPATAVLTNMDVPLGRTVGNWPEMVEVIECLRGEHTDTRLMMIVRALAGEMIALGGKAESASAGREQAQQALNSGAALERFRQFVEAQGGDPRLIDDPSARPDSDSIAVVRAPEGAKGYVDDLDALAIGHAAVGLGAGRRTKEEEVDPVAGLSDLKKPGDPIAPGEALAHLHTQSPEAVERAQEAVRDAYTFADTPPDRAAPVHARYSAEGWTQLG; encoded by the coding sequence ATGTCTGATTTCAATCCCGTCCGCTTGATCGCCACAAAACGGGACGGAGAGGCCCTTGCCCCGTCGGATTTGAAGGACCTAGTCGAGGCGTATACCAACGGTTCGGTGCCCGACTACCAGATGAGTGCCTTCCTTATGGCGGCCTACATCAACGGCCTCTCGGACGGGGAGGCGGCGGCGCTAACCGAGGCGATGCTCCATTCGGGCACGCACATCGACCTCTCCGACGTGCCGGGCATCAAGGTGGGCAAGCACTCCACCGGCGGCGTCGGCGACAAGGTGTCGCCCATTCTCGTTCCCGTGGTGGCCAGTTGCGGCGTTCCGGTGGCCAAACTCAGTGGGCGCGGCCTTGGTCACACTGGCGGCACGCTCGACAAACTGGAGTCCATTCCCGGCTTCCGGACGTCCCTGTCCGTAGAAGAGTATCGACGGCAGATTGAGGAGCTTGGGCTCGTTCTTGCCGGACAGACCGGCGACGTGGCCCCGGCCGACAAGAAGATCTACGCCCTGCGTGACGTCACGGCCACGGTCGACTCCATTCCGCTCATTGCTGCGTCCATCATGAGCAAGAAGCTCGCGGAGGGCAATGACGCCCTCGTCCTCGACGTGAAGTGTGGGCGCGGGGCGTTTATGAAAACAGAGCCCGAGGCGCGATCGCTGGCCGAAACGATGACGGCCATCGGAGCGAGGCACGATGTGCCCGCCACGGCGGTTCTCACCAACATGGACGTGCCCCTGGGGCGAACGGTGGGAAACTGGCCGGAGATGGTAGAGGTTATTGAGTGTCTTCGGGGAGAGCACACCGACACGCGACTCATGATGATTGTGCGGGCCCTCGCGGGAGAGATGATTGCGCTTGGGGGAAAGGCGGAGTCGGCTTCGGCGGGACGCGAGCAGGCGCAGCAGGCCCTCAACAGTGGGGCGGCCCTGGAGCGGTTCCGTCAGTTTGTCGAGGCACAGGGGGGCGATCCGCGTCTGATCGACGACCCGAGTGCCCGTCCCGATAGCGACTCGATCGCGGTGGTACGTGCACCGGAGGGAGCGAAGGGGTACGTCGACGATCTGGATGCACTTGCCATCGGGCACGCGGCGGTGGGGCTTGGGGCGGGCCGTCGGACCAAGGAGGAGGAGGTCGATCCGGTTGCGGGCCTGTCGGATTTGAAGAAGCCAGGCGATCCAATTGCGCCCGGGGAGGCGCTTGCCCATCTTCACACGCAATCGCCCGAGGCGGTGGAGCGAGCACAAGAGGCTGTTCGGGACGCCTACACGTTTGCTGATACGCCGCCCGACCGCGCCGCCCCGGTGCACGCGCGATACTCGGCTGAGGGATGGACCCAACTCGGATGA
- a CDS encoding energy transducer TonB yields the protein MTRTDWIGLTASILLHVGIGLLAASLTASKPPPRQLGYVEVEFGEFSPGQPVDATQTVEEEAAPEAQEKTPEPETEPEEAAEEPQTEQVELPDANDPPEEEVPPTEEEAEPPQTEPQPEEETIADQQEPSEQPSENQQGDAGEGATEQASAPYNIEGLDRNPERAPLPAYTEQVNARIRVRITVNPEGRIVRRIPLIKGDPKLEAAVMDALQRWKFNSLPPGAPQENQTGTITFTFRLE from the coding sequence ATGACGCGAACCGATTGGATTGGACTTACCGCGAGTATCCTCCTTCACGTTGGGATTGGGCTCCTGGCGGCCTCCCTCACCGCTTCGAAGCCTCCGCCCCGGCAGCTTGGGTACGTGGAGGTTGAGTTTGGAGAGTTTTCGCCGGGGCAGCCCGTCGACGCCACCCAGACCGTCGAGGAAGAGGCGGCCCCGGAAGCGCAGGAGAAGACGCCTGAGCCTGAGACCGAACCGGAGGAGGCGGCGGAGGAGCCTCAGACTGAGCAGGTTGAGCTTCCCGACGCCAATGATCCGCCCGAGGAGGAAGTCCCGCCCACAGAGGAGGAGGCCGAGCCCCCGCAGACCGAGCCGCAGCCAGAAGAAGAGACCATTGCTGATCAGCAGGAGCCCAGCGAGCAGCCGAGCGAAAATCAGCAGGGGGATGCGGGAGAAGGGGCGACCGAGCAGGCCTCTGCGCCCTACAACATCGAAGGCCTCGACCGCAATCCTGAGCGTGCACCGCTTCCCGCTTATACCGAGCAGGTCAATGCCCGCATCCGGGTGCGCATTACCGTTAATCCCGAGGGCCGCATCGTCCGGCGTATTCCGTTGATTAAGGGCGATCCGAAGCTGGAAGCTGCCGTGATGGATGCGTTGCAGCGCTGGAAATTCAATTCCCTTCCCCCGGGCGCCCCGCAGGAGAATCAGACGGGGACGATTACGTTTACCTTTCGGCTGGAGTAA
- the pgm gene encoding phosphoglucomutase (alpha-D-glucose-1,6-bisphosphate-dependent), with protein MSAHDLAGQPAPDSSLIDVSALLEAYQTKTPDPSVPSQRVSFGTSGHRGSAFDTTFNEDHILAIAQAIAEYRSQAGIDGPLFLGMDTHALSAPAHATCMEVLAAHEVDLRIAADDGVTPTPAVSHAILTHNRDRSAGQADGIVITPSHNPPADGGIKYNSPTGGPASPETTSWIEDRANDILENDLEDVERLPYDQATAAATTQTHDFLGNYVEDLDAVIDMEAIRDSGLSFAVDPLGGAGVHYWTTIADHYDLPLEVLRTEVDPTFRFMTLDWDGNIRMDPSSAPAMRSLIDLKDQYDVAFACDTDHDRHGIVTASGGLMSPNHFLCVALDALLESRDDWSTDLSVGKTVVTTSLLDRVAEKHGRDVHEVPVGFKWFVDVLLDETCCFVGEESAGASFLRRNGHVWTTDKDGIIAGLLAAEITARTGEDPSERYEELTADLGSPIFERKDAPATPAQKKALKTLSPDQVTQDEIAGDPITSIQTKAPGNDAPIGGLKVETDNGWFVARPSGTEAIYKIYAESFKGEAHLERLHEDAQALVNRAFEASPMVETA; from the coding sequence ATGAGCGCACACGACCTCGCCGGCCAACCGGCGCCGGACTCCTCCCTTATTGACGTCTCTGCTCTGCTCGAAGCCTACCAGACGAAAACGCCGGACCCATCGGTTCCCTCGCAGCGCGTATCGTTCGGGACCTCGGGCCATCGTGGATCGGCGTTCGACACCACCTTCAATGAGGACCACATTCTGGCCATCGCGCAGGCCATTGCGGAATACCGCTCGCAGGCCGGCATTGACGGCCCGCTGTTTCTGGGGATGGACACCCACGCCCTCTCGGCCCCCGCCCACGCCACCTGCATGGAGGTGTTGGCGGCCCACGAGGTCGACCTCCGCATTGCGGCCGACGATGGGGTCACGCCCACGCCTGCCGTGTCGCACGCCATCCTCACCCACAACCGCGACCGCTCGGCCGGGCAGGCGGACGGTATCGTCATCACGCCCTCGCACAATCCCCCCGCCGACGGCGGCATCAAGTACAACTCGCCCACCGGCGGCCCGGCAAGTCCGGAAACGACCTCCTGGATCGAGGATCGGGCGAACGACATACTGGAAAACGACCTGGAGGACGTTGAGCGCCTTCCCTACGACCAGGCGACGGCCGCGGCCACCACACAGACGCACGACTTCCTCGGCAACTACGTGGAGGACCTCGACGCGGTCATCGACATGGAGGCCATCCGCGATTCGGGGCTCTCCTTCGCGGTCGACCCGCTCGGCGGCGCCGGCGTGCACTACTGGACGACCATCGCCGATCACTACGACCTGCCGCTGGAGGTGCTCCGCACGGAGGTCGATCCCACATTCCGCTTCATGACGCTGGACTGGGACGGCAACATCCGCATGGACCCGTCGTCGGCGCCCGCCATGCGGTCGCTCATCGACTTGAAGGACCAGTACGACGTGGCCTTCGCCTGCGACACCGACCACGACCGCCACGGCATCGTGACGGCCAGCGGCGGCCTCATGTCGCCCAACCACTTCCTCTGCGTGGCCCTCGACGCCCTGCTCGAGAGTCGCGACGACTGGTCAACTGATCTCTCGGTGGGGAAGACGGTCGTCACCACCAGCCTCCTCGACCGCGTGGCCGAAAAACACGGGCGCGACGTGCACGAGGTGCCGGTCGGATTCAAGTGGTTCGTGGACGTGCTGCTAGACGAAACGTGCTGCTTCGTTGGTGAAGAAAGCGCCGGCGCGTCCTTCCTGCGCCGCAACGGGCACGTCTGGACGACAGACAAGGATGGCATTATCGCCGGCCTGCTCGCTGCTGAGATTACGGCCCGCACGGGCGAAGACCCGAGCGAGCGCTACGAGGAACTGACGGCAGATCTCGGATCTCCGATCTTCGAGCGCAAGGACGCTCCGGCCACGCCTGCCCAAAAGAAGGCACTCAAAACCCTCTCGCCGGATCAGGTCACGCAAGACGAGATCGCGGGGGACCCGATCACGTCAATCCAAACCAAAGCGCCCGGCAACGATGCCCCAATTGGCGGCCTGAAAGTGGAAACCGACAACGGCTGGTTCGTCGCACGGCCCTCCGGCACAGAGGCCATCTATAAGATCTACGCGGAGAGCTTCAAAGGCGAGGCCCACCTCGAACGACTGCACGAGGATGCGCAGGCGCTTGTGAACCGGGCGTTCGAGGCGTCCCCAATGGTGGAAACCGCGTAG